A stretch of the Flavobacterium aquiphilum genome encodes the following:
- a CDS encoding LacI family DNA-binding transcriptional regulator, which yields MEEVNKDVTIYDIAEKLNLATSTISRALKDHHTISDKTIKKVKEVVEEMGYRPNILAAGLRGNNTKIIGVLVSRINRPFLSSLISGIEETAQKSGYSVMITQSHDSYANEVNLAEALYSSKVCGLICSLAMETNDVSHFQKFFDKNIPLVFVDRVPREFDTNRVMIDNYSAGYKATKHLIEQGCKRIAHLTGLQHINTYSERKRGYIDALIEAGLPIDEMLIIHYNALTFEEGEKASNYLYDLENPPDGIFCANDSMAVKAIQCAKKRGLKMPQEIAIIGFNDDPIASMIDPGLSSITHPSVEMGQASARKIISFLKAPKKNDISEITFLNTEVVVRESSNRQIKKSGSIDF from the coding sequence ATGGAGGAGGTTAATAAAGATGTTACGATATATGACATTGCAGAGAAGTTAAATCTTGCAACTTCAACTATTTCCAGAGCTTTAAAGGATCATCATACAATCAGTGACAAAACGATTAAGAAGGTAAAAGAAGTTGTAGAAGAAATGGGGTATCGTCCCAATATTTTGGCAGCAGGTTTGCGTGGTAATAATACTAAAATAATTGGAGTATTGGTATCACGGATCAATAGACCCTTCCTTTCTTCACTAATTAGCGGTATAGAAGAGACGGCACAAAAATCGGGATATAGTGTAATGATTACTCAAAGTCACGATTCTTATGCAAATGAAGTGAATTTGGCAGAAGCATTATACAGCAGTAAAGTTTGTGGCTTGATTTGTTCCTTGGCTATGGAGACTAACGATGTGTCCCATTTTCAAAAGTTTTTTGATAAAAATATCCCCTTAGTTTTTGTTGATAGAGTTCCTAGGGAATTTGATACTAATCGCGTAATGATAGATAACTATTCGGCGGGATACAAAGCAACAAAGCATTTGATTGAGCAAGGTTGTAAACGTATAGCTCATTTAACCGGATTGCAGCATATAAATACATATAGTGAACGCAAAAGAGGGTATATTGATGCTTTAATTGAAGCTGGTTTGCCCATTGATGAAATGTTGATTATACATTATAACGCCTTAACTTTTGAAGAAGGAGAAAAAGCCAGCAATTATCTATATGATTTAGAAAATCCTCCAGATGGTATATTTTGTGCAAACGATTCAATGGCTGTTAAGGCTATTCAATGTGCTAAGAAAAGAGGGCTAAAAATGCCACAAGAAATTGCAATCATTGGTTTTAACGATGATCCAATTGCTTCGATGATTGATCCGGGATTGTCTTCAATTACACATCCATCCGTCGAAATGGGGCAAGCCTCAGCTAGAAAAATAATAAGCTTTTTAAAAGCGCCCAAAAAGAATGATATTTCCGAAATCACCTTTTTGAACACTGAAGTGGTTGTAAGAGAATCATCAAATAGACAAATTAAAAAATCCGGTAGTATTGATTTCTAA
- a CDS encoding alpha/beta hydrolase-fold protein gives MKKNLLTIIALVVMTSSLLAQKIEKESPKGFDQVRTGIPNGKVESLEYNSKTVGTTRKVTVYTPPSFSKNKKYPVLYLLHGIGGDEKEWLNGGSPQVILDNLYSEGKIEPMIVVMPNGRAMKDDSATGNIMALDKVQAFATFEKDLLNDLIPFIEKKYPTLKDREHRAIAGLSMGGGQSLNFGLGNLDKFAWIGGFSSAPNTKMPQELVPNPEEAKKKLKLLWISCGDNDGLIYNSKRTHDYLFKNDVPHIYYIEPGVHDFKVWKNGLYMFSQFLFKPVDSSSFAKYTILGTPAETNIRNAKYPQILPDNRVVFKVKAPEAVKVQIDLGKKYDMTKDGEGTWNVTTDVINKGFNYYSLLIDGVAVADPASETFYGMGRMASGIEIPNKEGDFYELKNVPHGDISIKKYFSKATNSWREMYVYTPPGYGKASEKYPVLYLLHGGGEDQRGWGAQGKANLILDNLIAENKVKPMVIAMLDGNMGNTGGIAGFNENALKAFENELKNGAIPFVENNFKVATDARNRALAGLSMGGLQTLYAGIKNSDMFSSIGVFSSGWWANNTELSGPQYEFMKNNTAVINSNIKEFWISMGGKEDIAYENCKIMMSRFDEMGIKYKYSEYSGGHAWPVWSHDLYKYTQLLFK, from the coding sequence ATGAAAAAAAATCTCTTGACAATTATTGCTTTGGTTGTTATGACTAGCAGTTTATTGGCACAAAAAATCGAAAAAGAAAGCCCAAAAGGTTTTGACCAGGTTCGAACAGGAATTCCTAACGGGAAAGTTGAGAGTTTAGAATATAATTCAAAAACTGTGGGAACTACCAGAAAAGTGACTGTTTATACTCCTCCCAGTTTTAGTAAAAATAAAAAATATCCCGTTTTATATTTACTTCACGGCATTGGTGGGGACGAAAAAGAATGGTTAAACGGGGGCAGCCCGCAAGTGATATTAGACAATCTTTATTCGGAAGGCAAGATAGAGCCTATGATTGTAGTTATGCCAAACGGCCGTGCAATGAAAGACGACAGCGCCACAGGCAATATAATGGCTCTCGATAAAGTGCAGGCTTTTGCCACTTTTGAGAAAGATTTACTAAATGATCTGATTCCTTTTATCGAAAAAAAATACCCAACGCTCAAAGACAGAGAGCACCGTGCAATTGCAGGCTTATCTATGGGCGGAGGACAGTCCTTAAATTTTGGATTGGGTAATTTGGATAAGTTTGCCTGGATTGGAGGATTTTCATCTGCTCCTAATACTAAGATGCCTCAGGAATTGGTGCCAAATCCTGAAGAAGCAAAAAAGAAATTAAAACTGCTCTGGATTTCCTGCGGAGATAATGATGGGCTTATCTATAATAGCAAGCGCACCCACGATTATTTGTTTAAAAATGATGTCCCCCATATTTATTACATTGAGCCGGGTGTACATGATTTTAAGGTCTGGAAGAATGGTTTGTATATGTTCTCTCAGTTTTTGTTTAAACCGGTAGATTCTTCCAGTTTTGCAAAGTACACTATTTTGGGAACTCCGGCTGAAACTAATATCAGAAATGCTAAATATCCTCAAATATTACCAGATAATCGAGTTGTTTTTAAAGTGAAAGCACCTGAAGCAGTAAAGGTACAGATTGATTTAGGTAAAAAGTATGACATGACAAAAGACGGTGAGGGAACTTGGAACGTAACCACCGATGTTATAAATAAGGGCTTTAATTACTATTCATTGCTTATTGATGGTGTGGCTGTTGCTGACCCGGCAAGTGAAACTTTCTATGGTATGGGACGTATGGCAAGCGGTATTGAAATTCCAAACAAAGAAGGAGATTTTTATGAATTAAAAAATGTTCCGCATGGTGACATTAGCATAAAAAAATATTTTTCAAAAGCCACTAATTCCTGGCGCGAAATGTATGTTTATACACCGCCAGGCTATGGTAAAGCCAGTGAAAAGTATCCAGTATTGTACCTGTTACATGGTGGAGGTGAAGATCAAAGAGGATGGGGGGCGCAAGGGAAGGCTAATTTAATTTTAGACAATTTGATAGCTGAAAATAAAGTCAAGCCAATGGTGATTGCAATGCTTGACGGTAACATGGGAAATACTGGTGGTATTGCAGGGTTTAATGAAAATGCGTTAAAGGCTTTTGAAAATGAATTAAAAAATGGAGCAATACCATTTGTAGAAAATAATTTTAAAGTTGCTACAGATGCCAGAAACAGAGCTTTGGCCGGTTTGTCTATGGGAGGATTACAGACACTTTATGCTGGAATTAAAAATTCAGATATGTTTTCCAGTATTGGTGTATTTAGTTCTGGCTGGTGGGCAAATAATACAGAATTGTCAGGGCCTCAGTACGAGTTTATGAAAAATAATACAGCAGTTATTAATTCAAATATTAAAGAATTCTGGATTTCAATGGGCGGTAAGGAAGACATTGCTTATGAAAATTGTAAAATAATGATGAGCAGGTTTGATGAGATGGGAATTAAATACAAATACAGTGAATATTCAGGAGGACATGCCTGGCCGGTTTGGAGTCATGATTTATATAAGTATACTCAATTATTATTTAAATAA
- a CDS encoding LacI family DNA-binding transcriptional regulator, whose amino-acid sequence MRETTLKEIASSLGISITTVSKALKNYPDVSEKTRKAVLALAEELSYTPNSFAVNLRTKESKTIGLIIPEVVHHFFSGVVNGIIAEAERHGYLVIILQSNESLELEKKQVALLINKRVDGIIMSLSNDSNNDVHLKEILRKEIPFVQFDKISKLIPSSKVIINDQKAAMEAVQHLIDMGCKKIAHIRGLENPQNAIDRFLGYKKALEKNGIPFDSSLVYSCKAITFEQGVEFAKQILEEDKGIDGIFAITDLVAVGVLAHFNEKGIQVPDQISVIGFSNWLVSQVITPKLSTVDQPSYEMGVAAFNLLLEEMLCRKEGKSFEPKIIELKTEVIPRESTLRKQ is encoded by the coding sequence ATGAGAGAGACCACATTAAAAGAAATAGCCTCAAGCTTAGGTATATCTATTACTACTGTTTCAAAGGCGTTAAAGAACTATCCTGATGTTAGCGAAAAAACAAGGAAAGCAGTTCTTGCTCTAGCTGAAGAATTAAGTTATACACCTAATAGTTTTGCTGTAAATTTGAGAACTAAAGAGTCTAAAACCATAGGTTTGATAATTCCGGAAGTGGTACACCATTTTTTTTCCGGAGTTGTTAATGGCATTATCGCTGAGGCAGAGCGGCATGGCTATCTAGTTATTATTCTTCAGTCTAATGAATCTTTAGAATTAGAAAAAAAGCAAGTGGCACTTTTGATAAATAAAAGAGTTGATGGGATTATAATGTCGCTGTCTAATGATTCGAATAATGATGTTCACCTGAAAGAAATTCTTAGAAAAGAGATTCCGTTTGTGCAATTTGATAAAATTTCCAAATTGATTCCGAGTTCAAAGGTTATTATTAATGACCAGAAAGCGGCGATGGAAGCAGTCCAGCATCTAATTGATATGGGATGCAAAAAAATTGCCCATATTCGCGGCCTTGAAAATCCGCAAAATGCCATTGATCGTTTTTTAGGGTATAAAAAAGCATTGGAAAAAAATGGAATTCCATTTGATTCTTCATTGGTGTATTCTTGCAAAGCAATCACTTTTGAGCAGGGAGTCGAATTCGCAAAACAAATTTTGGAGGAGGATAAAGGGATTGATGGAATTTTTGCCATTACGGATTTAGTTGCTGTTGGGGTTTTGGCCCATTTTAATGAAAAAGGAATTCAGGTTCCTGACCAAATTTCTGTAATTGGTTTTAGTAACTGGCTGGTCTCACAGGTAATCACACCAAAATTAAGTACAGTTGATCAACCAAGTTATGAAATGGGTGTTGCTGCTTTTAATTTGTTATTAGAAGAAATGTTATGTCGAAAAGAAGGAAAGTCTTTCGAACCCAAAATAATTGAATTAAAAACTGAGGTAATTCCCCGGGAATCAACACTTAGAAAGCAATAA
- a CDS encoding MFS transporter, with protein MILSKPKLSFWQIINMNVGFFGIQYSFGLQQSAVNPIYDFLHASPDQIPILNLAGPLTGLLIQPIIGAMSDKTWHPRWGRRKPYFFIGAVICSIALFLFPFSSSLWMAAGLLWILDVGNNTAMEPYRAFIADTLNEDQQPTGFQAQSFFTGLGQFLSYISLFLFPIVFTGYNGELPNWIYASFFLGAVLSITSIWWSMKKTAEIPPTKEEIEKIKSEPLNLLSPFVDIYHAVLEMPKVMWQLFLVYLFQWYALMCFWQNNSKSIALSVWNVTPSNKEIYEKAVEWMGLIGAFGFIITFSVAFYLAKLAKKHSPKMVHFVCLLFGAISFFFFPIIQNQYLFFPVIIGYGVAWASMMGIPYLMVVTNIPKERYGVYMGIINMMIVIPMILQNLSFGFILKHFLNNDARLAITFAGVLLILGAIATLFIKSKKPQTM; from the coding sequence ATGATACTCTCTAAACCTAAACTTAGTTTTTGGCAAATAATCAATATGAATGTCGGCTTTTTTGGCATCCAATACAGTTTTGGTTTACAACAAAGTGCTGTAAATCCTATCTATGATTTTCTTCACGCTAGTCCGGATCAAATTCCAATATTAAATTTAGCCGGACCTTTAACCGGATTATTGATTCAGCCCATAATTGGGGCAATGAGCGATAAAACTTGGCATCCGAGGTGGGGAAGAAGAAAACCTTACTTTTTTATTGGAGCTGTGATTTGTAGTATTGCCTTATTTCTTTTCCCATTTAGTAGTTCGCTATGGATGGCTGCAGGTCTGCTTTGGATTTTAGACGTGGGTAATAATACCGCCATGGAACCGTATCGGGCTTTTATTGCCGACACTCTTAACGAAGATCAGCAGCCGACAGGTTTTCAAGCACAAAGTTTTTTTACCGGATTAGGTCAATTCTTATCCTATATTTCATTATTTCTGTTTCCCATCGTTTTTACAGGTTACAATGGGGAATTGCCTAACTGGATTTATGCCTCTTTCTTTCTTGGAGCAGTACTTTCAATAACATCGATTTGGTGGAGCATGAAAAAAACAGCAGAAATACCGCCTACAAAAGAAGAAATAGAAAAAATAAAATCAGAGCCCTTAAACCTCCTTTCTCCTTTTGTTGATATCTATCATGCTGTATTGGAAATGCCAAAAGTAATGTGGCAGCTTTTTTTAGTGTATTTATTTCAATGGTATGCTTTAATGTGTTTTTGGCAAAACAATTCCAAAAGCATTGCTTTGTCAGTATGGAATGTTACTCCTTCTAATAAAGAAATTTATGAAAAAGCAGTGGAATGGATGGGATTGATTGGTGCATTTGGATTTATTATAACCTTTTCAGTAGCTTTTTATCTGGCAAAATTAGCCAAGAAACACAGTCCCAAAATGGTGCATTTTGTTTGTCTTTTGTTTGGGGCAATTTCATTTTTCTTTTTCCCTATAATACAAAATCAGTATTTATTCTTTCCGGTAATCATTGGTTATGGGGTCGCATGGGCAAGCATGATGGGAATTCCTTACCTGATGGTTGTTACCAATATCCCTAAAGAACGATACGGAGTTTATATGGGAATAATCAATATGATGATTGTGATACCAATGATTTTACAAAATTTATCCTTTGGTTTTATCTTAAAACATTTTTTAAATAATGATGCACGCTTAGCCATCACTTTTGCGGGAGTACTTTTAATATTAGGCGCAATAGCAACACTTTTTATTAAAAGTAAAAAACCGCAGACTATGTAA
- a CDS encoding OmpA family protein, whose product MTKSFKLTTVFILVSLKLISQNLVLNPSFEEIRYTPDSISAFNENVKYWSTPNDGTTDLFDINAKNHMISIPENYNGHQTAKFGEKYAGCYFYAENDYREYIQGLLKSPLEKDKDYKVSFYVCLAEKSKYALSDISFILSNPRLNLPSSDCLSDNLLKKIWLNSSSKHSVENEDYYTNSDNWTLVSKVIKAKGGENYIVIGNFNNDSKTKKKKTNSNATHNSSYYFIDMVSIEPLNKVVTLIKPNSDNIVENKINKVIEEETLVLEKTYILENINFKSNSIDLNEDAIDELERIFNFLKKNNSTEILISGHTDDVGSDEYNQKLSDDRAQAIAEYLSNKGISLTRIKTIGYGNSKPIESNKTEEGRNKNRRVEFKITKNNNVYE is encoded by the coding sequence ATGACTAAATCGTTTAAATTAACTACAGTTTTTATACTTGTATCCTTAAAATTAATTTCTCAAAATTTAGTTTTAAATCCAAGTTTTGAAGAAATTCGATACACGCCTGATTCAATTAGTGCATTTAATGAAAATGTAAAATACTGGTCAACTCCTAATGATGGCACAACAGATTTATTTGATATTAATGCAAAAAATCATATGATTTCCATTCCTGAAAATTACAATGGACACCAAACTGCTAAATTTGGTGAAAAATATGCTGGATGTTACTTTTATGCTGAGAATGACTATAGAGAATACATACAAGGACTCCTAAAAAGTCCTTTAGAAAAGGACAAAGATTATAAAGTTTCATTTTATGTTTGTCTAGCAGAAAAATCCAAGTATGCACTAAGTGACATAAGTTTTATTCTTTCAAATCCAAGATTAAACCTTCCAAGTTCAGATTGTTTGTCAGATAATTTACTAAAAAAAATATGGTTAAATAGCTCTTCTAAACACTCTGTTGAAAATGAAGACTATTATACGAATTCAGATAATTGGACCTTAGTTTCAAAAGTAATTAAAGCAAAAGGGGGAGAAAACTATATTGTAATTGGAAATTTTAATAATGATTCAAAAACTAAAAAGAAAAAAACCAATAGCAATGCAACTCATAACAGTTCATATTACTTTATAGATATGGTTTCAATAGAGCCATTAAATAAGGTTGTTACTTTGATAAAACCCAATTCGGACAATATTGTTGAGAATAAAATAAATAAAGTTATTGAGGAAGAAACTTTAGTACTTGAAAAGACGTATATTTTAGAAAACATCAACTTTAAATCAAATAGTATTGATTTAAATGAAGATGCCATAGATGAACTCGAAAGAATATTCAATTTTTTAAAGAAAAATAACAGTACTGAAATATTGATTTCTGGTCACACCGATGACGTTGGAAGTGATGAGTATAATCAAAAACTATCTGATGATAGAGCCCAAGCAATAGCAGAATATTTAAGTAATAAAGGTATAAGCTTGACTAGAATAAAAACGATTGGATACGGTAATAGTAAGCCAATAGAATCAAATAAAACAGAAGAAGGTCGAAATAAAAATAGACGAGTAGAATTTAAAATAACTAAAAACAACAATGTCTATGAGTAA
- a CDS encoding TonB-dependent receptor yields MKTINSFFKKMGLVTAVLLFNFSFSQNSNLSGTVSDASGAPLVGVNIAIKNTTKAIATDQNGKYTFSNLQNGTITIIATYVGFKTAELNITINGNTVQDVSLIEDANVLQDVVVTGVVNPKAKIKSSVSITSLGTEQITQSAPRSTAEIFRTIPGIRSESSGGEGNSNISVRGVPISSGGSKYLQLQEDGLPVLLFGDIAFATADIFTRFDGNIAKIEAIRGGSASTLSTNSPGGIINFISKTGKTEGGNLSTTFGLDYGNFRTDLDYGGKIGEGLYFHAGGFYRTGEGIRNTGFNSNNGGQFKFNITKEFENGSITVYAKFLNDRAVAYMPMPVAVSGTNANPNWKSVDGYDATTGALQSIYLTHNLGLGPDGNVRREAVANGMHPISKSIGANASFDLGDGWKINDNIRFTLNTGGFISPFPAELATASTIANSFGAGSTLSYADNGAAFNTPNGLVARIHMFDTQLNNMGNFMNDLRLTKKLDKIGITAGFFKSMQNVSMSWLWNSYLQEVSDANPRLINVKNAAGTLLSENGLYAYGTPAWGNLARNYDTQYNVSAPYINITVDATEKLSFEGGLRYDKGKVTGSFAGGVSTTYDINNDGKISVPEQNVYAIDNANATPVNYDYDYYSYTLGANFLINNKQSVFARISKGASAKADRILFSGLNYLDGNKINALDFLQQSEIGYKQKFNRGYFYATAFHSKTDEQGGYEATSNSIIKNNYKSLGLELESAYDITDNLNLRSSLTYTKAEITSGDNNGNQPRRQPKLMYSFIPTYKFMNNKNTLGLSFVGQSKAFAQDNNQLVMDGFVIVNGFVEVGIAKGLSLNISGNNLFNTLAITEAEEGSITENKVNYVRARSMTGRSLSMALSYKF; encoded by the coding sequence ATGAAAACAATAAATTCATTTTTTAAAAAAATGGGATTAGTTACAGCAGTATTGCTATTTAACTTCTCTTTTTCACAAAATTCAAATTTATCAGGAACAGTGTCTGATGCTTCAGGCGCTCCTCTCGTAGGTGTAAACATTGCAATAAAAAATACCACCAAAGCTATTGCAACTGACCAAAACGGAAAATACACTTTTTCAAATTTGCAAAATGGTACCATTACTATCATCGCAACTTATGTAGGATTCAAAACAGCAGAATTAAATATCACAATAAATGGTAATACAGTACAAGATGTATCCTTAATAGAAGACGCAAATGTACTACAAGATGTTGTAGTCACAGGAGTTGTAAATCCTAAAGCCAAAATCAAATCCAGTGTTTCAATAACTTCTTTAGGCACGGAACAAATTACACAATCTGCACCTAGATCGACAGCTGAAATTTTTCGCACCATTCCTGGTATTCGTTCAGAATCTTCCGGAGGTGAAGGAAACTCAAATATTTCTGTTCGTGGAGTCCCTATTTCATCTGGCGGATCCAAATATTTACAACTTCAGGAAGATGGATTGCCTGTATTATTATTTGGTGATATTGCATTTGCAACAGCAGATATTTTTACAAGATTTGATGGAAATATTGCTAAAATTGAAGCTATCCGTGGAGGTTCGGCATCCACTTTGTCAACTAATTCTCCAGGAGGGATAATCAACTTTATCAGCAAAACAGGAAAAACAGAAGGTGGTAATTTGAGCACTACTTTTGGTTTAGATTATGGCAATTTTAGAACTGATTTGGATTACGGCGGAAAAATTGGAGAAGGTTTGTACTTTCACGCCGGTGGTTTTTACAGAACAGGTGAAGGAATTAGAAATACAGGATTTAATAGCAATAATGGTGGACAATTTAAATTTAATATTACTAAAGAATTTGAAAATGGTTCTATTACAGTTTACGCTAAATTCCTAAATGACAGGGCGGTTGCTTATATGCCAATGCCAGTAGCTGTTTCTGGAACAAATGCCAACCCAAATTGGAAAAGCGTTGACGGATATGATGCCACAACAGGTGCTTTACAATCTATTTACTTAACTCATAATCTTGGACTTGGGCCTGACGGAAATGTGCGCAGAGAAGCAGTTGCTAATGGAATGCATCCAATTTCAAAATCGATAGGAGCCAATGCTTCATTTGACTTAGGCGACGGTTGGAAAATTAATGACAACATCAGATTCACATTAAATACAGGTGGTTTTATTTCTCCATTCCCTGCTGAATTAGCCACAGCTTCAACAATTGCCAATTCGTTTGGAGCTGGATCAACTTTAAGCTATGCTGATAATGGAGCCGCTTTTAATACTCCAAATGGTTTAGTTGCCAGAATTCACATGTTCGACACTCAATTAAACAACATGGGGAATTTTATGAATGATTTGAGATTGACGAAAAAATTGGATAAAATAGGAATAACAGCCGGATTTTTTAAATCCATGCAAAATGTATCTATGTCTTGGCTGTGGAATTCATATTTACAAGAAGTTTCAGATGCGAATCCTCGTTTGATAAACGTTAAAAATGCTGCCGGTACATTATTGTCAGAAAATGGTCTTTATGCTTATGGAACTCCGGCTTGGGGAAATTTAGCCCGAAATTATGATACACAATACAATGTTTCGGCACCATATATCAATATTACGGTGGATGCAACTGAAAAATTATCATTTGAAGGAGGTTTACGATATGACAAAGGAAAAGTAACGGGTTCATTTGCTGGAGGCGTTTCAACAACCTATGACATCAACAATGACGGAAAAATATCAGTACCGGAACAAAATGTTTATGCGATTGATAATGCCAATGCTACGCCGGTAAATTATGATTACGATTATTATTCTTATACTTTAGGAGCCAATTTCTTAATTAATAACAAACAGTCTGTTTTCGCACGTATCAGTAAAGGTGCTTCAGCTAAAGCAGACAGAATTCTATTTAGTGGTTTGAATTATTTGGATGGAAATAAAATCAATGCTTTAGATTTCTTACAGCAATCTGAAATTGGATACAAACAAAAATTTAATAGAGGATATTTCTACGCCACAGCCTTTCATTCTAAAACAGATGAGCAGGGTGGTTACGAAGCTACTTCAAACAGTATTATCAAAAATAACTATAAATCTCTAGGTTTGGAATTAGAATCAGCCTATGATATAACTGATAATTTAAACCTTAGAAGTTCATTAACATACACAAAAGCTGAAATTACTTCTGGTGACAACAATGGAAACCAACCTAGAAGACAACCAAAATTAATGTACAGTTTTATCCCTACTTATAAATTCATGAATAATAAAAATACACTTGGTTTAAGTTTTGTTGGTCAGTCAAAAGCTTTTGCTCAAGATAACAATCAATTAGTGATGGATGGATTTGTAATTGTAAATGGATTTGTAGAAGTAGGTATTGCAAAAGGATTGTCTTTAAATATTTCAGGAAATAACTTGTTCAACACACTTGCTATCACTGAAGCAGAAGAAGGCAGCATCACTGAAAACAAAGTAAACTATGTGAGAGCAAGATCAATGACCGGAAGATCCCTTTCTATGGCATTATCCTATAAGTTTTAA